Genomic segment of Sodaliphilus pleomorphus:
TCGTCGATGCTCATGTTCTTGTGTATAACGCCGATGCCTCCCTCGCGAGCAATGGCAATGGCAAGTCCCGATTCGGTCACAGTATCCATAGCTGCCGAAATCAGTGGCACGTTCAACGTGATATTGCGAGAAAAACGGGTCTGCAATTTCACGTCTTTAGGCAACACTTCAGAGTAAGCAGGAATAAGGAGGACATCGTCAAAGGTGAGTCCTTCCATTTTTACACGATCAGCAATAAATGACATATATATAGTTGTTAAAAAAATGAATTCCCAATGCCAGGAAGCAGTTCAAGGCTACATTATAGCGAGTGACACTGCATCATTTATTGCGCACAAATTTACACATTTTTCTGGGAATTACCATAGGCCAAACTTAAATTTTACTGCACATGCACACACTTTTTACGCACTACCGCCCTGTGACACAAAGCACAAGGCGGGTCCAACCTGAGACGAAGATGCGCAATAAGCCATTTGGGAGTATAATAAATAACAGCATAATGGCGTTTTAAACAAAAAAGAAGCGTTATGAAAGTATTGTTGATCAACGGCAGCCCGCATGTGAAAGGATGCACGGCCACTGCACTCGAAGAGGTTGCCCACACCTTGAATAAATGTGGCATCGATACCAAGACATCGTGGATAGGTGCACGCCCCATTTCGGGCTGTGTCGCGTGCAACCAATGCCGAACGACGGGACAATGCGTATTTAACAACGACATGGTCAATATCGTAGCTGCCGAGGCGAGTGAGTGCGACGGCTTTGTCTTTGGCTCCCCCGTGTATTATGCCAGCCCCAATGGCACGTTGCTCTCATTTATGGACCGCTTGTTTTATTCGGCAGCCGAAAAGCTGGAGTTCAAGCCTGCAGCGTGCATAGTAAGCTGTCGCCGTGGCGGCGCTACGGCATCATTTGACGTCATCAACAAGTATTTTTCAATCAACAACATGCCCATTGTCACGTCGCAATACTGGAACCAGGTGCATGGCAACACTCCCGACGAGGTGAGGCAGGATGCCGAAGGCTTGCAGACCATGCGCGCACTGGCACGCAACATGGCATGGATGCTCAATTGCATAGAGGCTGGAAAGGCTCGAGGGTTGAATCATCCAGAGCTGGAGCCATGGCAGAACACCAACTTCATAAGATGAACTTGTGCACACCGCTTGGCGTGTATACCCCCAGCATACACGATTCACCCCCCCCCTCCTTCGACCGTAAAGCTCGGGAAGGAGGATTTTTTCTTGCAATTCTGAGCTATTGCTTGCCAAAATTCCGTAATTTTGCAGAAAAAATACACACAACAAGATTACAACAGCAAGCAAATGCACTTCACAATACAATCTCAATCTATAAAGCTACTCTCGGGAGCATTGATATTTTTGGCAATTGCCCTCACGCTTGCGAGCAGCTGCACGGGCAGCTCTCGTCACTCCAAGGGCAAATCGGGCGACACTGCCGCCAAAGCACAACAGGAAGCGCCGTTCTATTTCGACGACTATCAAGATGTACAGCTCGCCGCGGCACAGAAATGGGGCATCACTCCCATAGCCAGCCGCGACACTGATTTCACCAAGATTCCCCAACTGGAGAAAATCGAGTCGTGCGACCTGTACACCGTCGAGTACTTGTCGCACTCGGTTCCCTACCTCACCCACCACGCCAAGGCACTGCTCGACACGATTGCCAAGGCCTTTCAGGACTCGCTGGCAGCCCGTCATGTGAGAATCGAAAAAATCATTGTCACCTCGGTCACGCGCACCATGGACGACGTGAAGCGCCTGCAACGCGTCAACAGCAATGCCGTATCACAATCGTCGCACTGCTACGGCACCACATTTGACATAGCGCACAACAATTTCTATGCCGTAAACAAAGAGGGGGAAGAGCTACCCTATAGCGAGCAGAAACTGATATTAGGCCACGTGCTCTACAGGCTGCGCATGCAACACAAGTGCTGGGTGCTCGTCGAGGAGCGGCAACCGTGTTTCCACGTCACAGTGAATTACTGACATTGTGTGTGTGTCCTCGAAATAACGCGAGGCAAGCAGAAAACTGCACAGCTGCGCTCAGGCATCACTATCCTGCTGTGGCTTGACCAGCAACGCGCTCAACTCATACAGAATGTAAATGGGCATGAACACGATGGCGAGTGTGAAGGGATCGCCAGTGGGAGTGATGACTGCGGCCAGGACGAGCAAAACCACTACCGCGTGCCTGCGGTATTTCTTGAAAAAATCCCGATGCAGAATACCAAACTTGCCTAAAACCCATGCCAGCAATGGGAGTTCAAACACAAGCCCCATGATAAAAATCATCATGAGGAAAGTGTCCATGTAACTGTCGAGCGAAATCTGGTTGGGGACCATCTGGCTCACATGATAGTCGGCAAGGAACCTCAAGGTAATAGGGAAAACAATGAAATACCCCACCATCACCCCGAGCAGAAACATCACGAGGCCCAACCCGAAAGCTATCTCAAAGCCACGTTTCTCATTGGGATACAGTGCAGGGCTTACAAAGGTCCATAGCAGGTAGAGCAAAACAGGAAAAGTGAGCACCAGTGCAAACCAGAAGGCCGACGACATGTGAATGAAAAATTGAGACGCCAGCTGAATGTTGATCAGGTGCACTTGAAATCCCTGAGTGGAGAAGTCGGGAACAAAAGGCAAACCCGCTGTGATTTTTTCGAAAACACGGTATAGTATAAAATCTCCCCTGCACGGCGCCAGAATCACATTGTCAAAAATCTGGGGCATGAAAACAAAAAGCACACATGTTGCGACCACCAGCACAACAATCATCTTGATGAGCACAGCACGCAATGCATCGAGGTGATCCCATAGCGACATCTCCTCGAGCGTTCCCTTACCCTGGTCTTGAGTCATTGCTATTTTTCAGGTATCTTTTTTCCCTGGTTGGAAGATTCCTTTTTGCCGTCGATGGGGTCGGCATTCTTTATTTCCTCTTCCACCTCATTCATGCCTTGCTTGAAGCTTTTCACGCCCTTGCCCAGGCCACGCATGAGCTCGGGTATCTTTTTGCCGCCGAACAACAGCAACACAATAAGCACGATTACAATGATCTCTCCCGTGCCGAGATTGAATAACAATAATATAGAATTCAACATATCGTTTTCGGTCTTTATTTTTTACAAAGGTAATGAAAAATTACGGCAACTCACAGTTGCATTCGGCAAAAAACATCCACTTTCCACACTTTACCACTCACAATCGCCCCCTTACACTTGCAACCTGGAAACGATAAACTCGACAACAGCATTTGTAACACTCACTTTTATTTCGTATAATTGCAAACAAAAAAAATGACACGATGAAGAAGATTTTGTTTATAATAGGCTCATTGCGCAAGGCGAGCTTCAATCGAGAAGTGAGTGAACTGGTCAAAAACATGCTCAAGGGCAAAGCTGAAGTGACCGAACTGGACTATTCAAGCGTGCCGCTCATCAACCAGGACATCGAATATCCCGCACCACAAGCAGTTGCCGAGATGAGGCGTGTTGTGGCCGATGCCGACGGCGTGTGGATATTTTCGCCAGAATACAACTACTCCTATCCAGGCCACGTCAAGAACATCATCGACTGGCTGTCGCGCCCCGTAGACCCTGCCTGCCGCACAGCCCCCACTGTGCTCGCCGGAAAGAAATTCACAATAACGGGAGCCGGGGGGAAGGGAGCCACTGCCGCCTGTCGAAAACAACTCACCACATTGTTGACAGCATTGAAGGCCGACGTGATGGTCGAGGGGCAGACAGGCATTGCCCTCAATCTTGAGGCTTGGACCGAAGGGCGCATGATACTCACCGAGACGCAGAAGTCGCAACTGGCTCAACAAGCTGGCCGTTTCCTCAACTACATGGAAGCATAACCGATGCCTACACACTGCATCACCGGCCGACTGCCGACGCTGCACAAATGCCATTGTGAAGCGGCAACTGCCAGAAAACGCAGCACAGAGGAGCATGCATGAAAAAACTCCAGTTTAATGTAACTGGAGTTTTTTGATTTCATGCCTTCTGTGCTTGCCAGCAATCAAGGCCCTGCTTAATAAAATTGTGTGTTTCTCTAAGAAAAAGTTAGTGAATGTTTGAAGCTTTATTGTTGCAGCGAAAATTGTTTTATTACGAATTTTGTAAATGTGACAATTTTCAGAGCAATAAGTTTAACTCGAGACAAAACGTTTAACGTTTATTAATCAACTTTGCACAAATAAACACTGCATTTAAC
This window contains:
- a CDS encoding NADPH-dependent FMN reductase, with the translated sequence MKKILFIIGSLRKASFNREVSELVKNMLKGKAEVTELDYSSVPLINQDIEYPAPQAVAEMRRVVADADGVWIFSPEYNYSYPGHVKNIIDWLSRPVDPACRTAPTVLAGKKFTITGAGGKGATAACRKQLTTLLTALKADVMVEGQTGIALNLEAWTEGRMILTETQKSQLAQQAGRFLNYMEA
- a CDS encoding Sec-independent protein translocase subunit TatA/TatB encodes the protein MLNSILLLFNLGTGEIIVIVLIVLLLFGGKKIPELMRGLGKGVKSFKQGMNEVEEEIKNADPIDGKKESSNQGKKIPEK
- a CDS encoding flavodoxin family protein, whose product is MKVLLINGSPHVKGCTATALEEVAHTLNKCGIDTKTSWIGARPISGCVACNQCRTTGQCVFNNDMVNIVAAEASECDGFVFGSPVYYASPNGTLLSFMDRLFYSAAEKLEFKPAACIVSCRRGGATASFDVINKYFSINNMPIVTSQYWNQVHGNTPDEVRQDAEGLQTMRALARNMAWMLNCIEAGKARGLNHPELEPWQNTNFIR
- the tatC gene encoding twin-arginine translocase subunit TatC; this translates as MTQDQGKGTLEEMSLWDHLDALRAVLIKMIVVLVVATCVLFVFMPQIFDNVILAPCRGDFILYRVFEKITAGLPFVPDFSTQGFQVHLINIQLASQFFIHMSSAFWFALVLTFPVLLYLLWTFVSPALYPNEKRGFEIAFGLGLVMFLLGVMVGYFIVFPITLRFLADYHVSQMVPNQISLDSYMDTFLMMIFIMGLVFELPLLAWVLGKFGILHRDFFKKYRRHAVVVLLVLAAVITPTGDPFTLAIVFMPIYILYELSALLVKPQQDSDA
- a CDS encoding DUF5715 family protein gives rise to the protein MIFLAIALTLASSCTGSSRHSKGKSGDTAAKAQQEAPFYFDDYQDVQLAAAQKWGITPIASRDTDFTKIPQLEKIESCDLYTVEYLSHSVPYLTHHAKALLDTIAKAFQDSLAARHVRIEKIIVTSVTRTMDDVKRLQRVNSNAVSQSSHCYGTTFDIAHNNFYAVNKEGEELPYSEQKLILGHVLYRLRMQHKCWVLVEERQPCFHVTVNY